TCCGGACTGCACCAGGGCGCGGCTGCCGGGCTCAGCGTCCTCAAATGCTCGCCGCAGCTGGGACACCTTCGCGGAGAGCGTCCCTGACGGGTTACCGGGCAGTTCCGACCCCCAGAGGTCGTCGATGAGTCGGTCCGCGGGCACAGGTCGGCCCTCGTGCACCAGCAGGTTCGCCAGCAGTGCACGCACCTTCAGCCCCTGGATGACCACGGGCGTCCCCGCGTCCGTCCACGCCGTCACTGGTCCCAGTACCCCGAAGCGCATGACGGCACCTTATTCCGGTCAGCCCGAAAGGACCGGAAAGAAACCGTAAACCCCTTCCGGCAGAGTCTGTGTCAGACGGAAGGAGGACGCAGATGCGACTGGCAGTGATCATCGGCAGCACCCGGCGCGGCCGGTTCGGACCGACCGTGGCGCACTGGCTCGCAGAGCAGGCAGCCAAGCAGTTCGAGGTCGACCTGGTCGACCTGGCGGTTGCGGACCTGCCGGCCACGCTGCCCGACGCGGACGACGAGACACCGCAGGAGGTCGCCGTACTGAGCGACAGACTGGCAGCCGCGGATGCGTTCGCTGTCGTCACGCCGGAGATCAACTGCAGCTTTCCGGCCACGCTGAAGACCGCGCTGGACTGGTACTACGAGGAGTGGCACGCCAAGCCGGTAGCGATCGTCAGCTACGGCCGGGAGAGCGGCGGCTGCCACGCCACCGCACAACTGCGGCAGGTCTTCACAGAACTCCAGGCGGTCACCATTCGCAACACTGTCGCACTGCCCTGCTACTGGGAGCAGTTCACCGCCGACGGCGGCTGGCCACGGCCTTCCGCCGGCTACGAGGCAAACGCCAAACTCATGCTCGACCAGCTCGTCTGGTGGGCCGAAGCACTACAGGACGCCCGCAACCGGCGTCCGTACCAACCCTGAGAGGAAAAGACCCATGAGGAAGCTGATCGAATCCACGTTCGTCACCCTGAACGGCGTCATCGACGAGCCGCAGAACTGGAGCCCGCCGTACTGGGACGACGAGCACATGGCCTACAACCAGTCGCTGATGGAGGGCGTCGAGGGACAGGTGCTCGGCCGCCTCACCTACGAGGGCTTCGCGGACGCCTGGCTGTCACGGGCCGGCGACCCGGTCGCCGACACCTTCAACGCGATGCCGAAATGGGTCGCCTCCCGCACGGTCACCGAGTGGAAGTGGAACGCGCAGCCGCTCGAGGGCGACGTGGCCGACGCCGTCCGCAAGCTCAAGGAGTCCGACGGCGGCGACCTGATCAAGTACGGCACCGGGGAGTTCTCGAAGGCGTTGCTGGAGAACAAGCTCGTCGACGAGTACCACTTCTGGATCTTCCCGGTGGTCGCCGAGGGCGCAACGATGTTCCAGGGCAGCGGCATCGACATCACGCACCTCGAGCTGCTCGGTACGACGACCTTCAAGTCCGGCATCGTCGTCCACAAGCTCGCACCGAAGTCCTGACCCACCTGCGGCCGGTACGTCGACGACGTACCGGCCGCACCACGAACCCATCGGAGAACGAATCCCATGACCGAGCTGAACGCGGAACATGCCCGGCGAGCGATCGTCGAACACACCCGACAACTGGCGGAGTCGGCCGCCGCTGCCGGCCCTGACGCCGCCGTGCCGACAGCCCCGAAGTGGACCGTCGCCGACCTTGTCGAGCACGTGGGCCAGACCCATCACTGGGTCGCGGAGATCATCGAGCGGCGTATCACCGACCCGACACAGCTGCCGACGGAGATGGCCGTACTCCCCGCCGACCCCGGCGAGTGGGAGACGTGGCTGTCGGAGGCCGCGCAGCGAGTCGCGGATGCGTTCTCCGACGACGCATTCGACGCGCCGGTGTTCAACGCCGCGGGCGACGAGCGCTCCGGGGCGCAGTTCTGGATGACCAGCTCCCTCAACGAGTCGGTCGTCCACGGCGTCGACGCAGCCAATGCCGCGAACCGGCCGGCCGAGATCGAGGCCGACGTCGCCGCCGCGCTCATCAGCAACCACCTCAAGATGCTCACCTCCCCCACGTGGGAGATGCAACGGGCCGAGTCCGCCCAGGCCATCCGCGGCACCGGGCAGACCCTCCAGTGGCTCGCCACCGACACGGGTGCTTGGTTCATCGAACGGCGCCCTGAAGGGGCGACGTGGCGGCCCGAAACCCAGCAGGCCGATGTGACGGTGAGCGGACCGGCGCAGTCGTTGCTGCTGACCTTGACCCGCCGACGTTCGCTCGCCGACCGCGAGGCGACCGGCATCACTGTCACCGGCGACATCGACCTCGCCAAGCACTGGCTCGACAACACCGGCCACGACGCCGGCTGACCCACACCGAAGGCCTGAGTGCATCCGGCCGGTCACCCGCAGCAGGGTGGCCGGCCGGAGGCTTGTTCGCGTAAGCCGTGGGTACCGGTCGGGGCCATGGGGGATCGAGGCGGCGCTGGGGACCGTCTGCCAGGGATTCACGCGATCGGCCGCTGCTGATCGCGGATCCACACGTGCAATCGGACTGGAGTTCTGATGGGTACCGTCCTGACCATCGTGATCATCGTCGTGGTGCTGCTCGCGGCAGCGGCGTTGTTCTACCTGTACCAGCGCAGACGCTCGGGCGAACTGCAGCAGCGGTTCGGCCCGGAGTACGAACGCACCGTTGAGGAGTCGGGCGATCGTCGCAGCGCCGAGCGGGAACTGCGGGGGCGGGAACGCCGGGTGTCGCGGCTGGACATCACGCCGTTGAGCCGTGAATCCGCCCGGACCTACCGTGCCGAATGGGCCGAAGTGCAACAGAGCTTCGTCGACCGTCCTGCCGGAGCGGTCGCGGACGCGGACCGGCTGGTCCTGCGGATGATGCGCGAATCCGGCTACCCCGTCGACGAGTTCGACCAACGGGCCGACGACGTGTCGGTCGAGCACCCCGGCGTCGCGATGC
This Kribbella sp. NBC_00482 DNA region includes the following protein-coding sequences:
- a CDS encoding maleylpyruvate isomerase family mycothiol-dependent enzyme; protein product: MTELNAEHARRAIVEHTRQLAESAAAAGPDAAVPTAPKWTVADLVEHVGQTHHWVAEIIERRITDPTQLPTEMAVLPADPGEWETWLSEAAQRVADAFSDDAFDAPVFNAAGDERSGAQFWMTSSLNESVVHGVDAANAANRPAEIEADVAAALISNHLKMLTSPTWEMQRAESAQAIRGTGQTLQWLATDTGAWFIERRPEGATWRPETQQADVTVSGPAQSLLLTLTRRRSLADREATGITVTGDIDLAKHWLDNTGHDAG
- a CDS encoding dihydrofolate reductase family protein — translated: MRKLIESTFVTLNGVIDEPQNWSPPYWDDEHMAYNQSLMEGVEGQVLGRLTYEGFADAWLSRAGDPVADTFNAMPKWVASRTVTEWKWNAQPLEGDVADAVRKLKESDGGDLIKYGTGEFSKALLENKLVDEYHFWIFPVVAEGATMFQGSGIDITHLELLGTTTFKSGIVVHKLAPKS
- a CDS encoding NADPH-dependent FMN reductase — encoded protein: MRLAVIIGSTRRGRFGPTVAHWLAEQAAKQFEVDLVDLAVADLPATLPDADDETPQEVAVLSDRLAAADAFAVVTPEINCSFPATLKTALDWYYEEWHAKPVAIVSYGRESGGCHATAQLRQVFTELQAVTIRNTVALPCYWEQFTADGGWPRPSAGYEANAKLMLDQLVWWAEALQDARNRRPYQP